Proteins encoded by one window of Antechinus flavipes isolate AdamAnt ecotype Samford, QLD, Australia chromosome 4, AdamAnt_v2, whole genome shotgun sequence:
- the C1QTNF1 gene encoding complement C1q tumor necrosis factor-related protein 1 isoform X1: MIGSYKFGFIFGSCLLLTLIWCDTALGRVSQKQQPQKDQEETQEEFKVEVPPSPLPDHIEKVEDHHEKNNPSLEEQSSASQCFRCCDSGIPMYQPMPMPMPQINITILKGEKGDRGERGLQGKFGKTGSIGARGHVGPKGQKGTMGAPGDRCKNHYAAFSVGRKKPLHSNDYYQTLIFDMEFVNLYSHFNMFTGKFYCYVPGIYFFSLNVHTWNQKETYLHIMKNDAEVVILYAQHLPSLIFKHQAESLLKYHSPPGSLLPLHLHSTGFSLNEKCYLFLNFVMPFCVTLEISSIIREGNM; the protein is encoded by the exons ATGATTGGTTCCTACAAATTTGGATTCATTTTTGGATCCTGCCTGCTGCTGACTCTCATCTGGTGTGACACAGCACTGGGCAGGGTATCACAAAAGCAGCAACCTCAGAAGGACCAGGAGGAAACTCAGGAAGAGTTTAAGGTGGAAGTCCCACCATCACCGTTGCCAGATCACATTGAAAA GGTTGAAGATCACCATGAAAAGAACAATCCCAGCCTGGAAGAACAGTCCTCTGCCTCTCAGTGTTTCCGCTGTTGTGACTCAGGCATCCCCATGTACCAGCCAATGCCAATGCCAATGCCCCAGATCAATATCACTATCTTAAAAG GTGAAAAGGGTGACAGAGGAGAGCGGGGCCTCCAAGGGAAATTTGGCAAAACAGGATCAATAGGTGCCAGGGGCCATGTTGGGCCAAAGGGACAAAAGGGTACAATGGGGGCTCCTGGTGACCGATGTAAGAACCACTATGCTGCCTTCTCAGTGGGACGGAAGAAGCCCTTGCACAGCAATGATTACTATCAGACGCTGATTTTTGACATGGAATTTGTCAACCTCTACAGTCACTTCAACATGTTCACAGGTAAATTCTACTGCTACGTGCCTGGAATCTACTTCTTCAGCCTCAATGTGCACACCTGGAACCAGAAGGAGACCTATCTCCACATCATGAAGAATGATGCTGAAGTGGTGATACTCTATGCCCAG CACCTTCCCTCTTTGATATTCAAGCACCAGGCTGAATCCCTCCTGAAATACCATTCTCCTCCTGGATCGCTGCTTCCACTCCATCTACATTCCACAGGATTCTcattaaatgaaaaatgttatctattccTAAATTTTGTAATGCCTTTTTGTGTAACTTTGGAAATTTCTTCAATTATCAGAGAAGGGAACATGTGA
- the C1QTNF1 gene encoding complement C1q tumor necrosis factor-related protein 1 isoform X3, which yields MIGSYKFGFIFGSCLLLTLIWCDTALGRVSQKQQPQKDQEETQEEFKVEVPPSPLPDHIEKVEDHHEKNNPSLEEQSSASQCFRCCDSGIPMYQPMPMPMPQINITILKGEKGDRGERGLQGKFGKTGSIGKFYCYVPGIYFFSLNVHTWNQKETYLHIMKNDAEVVILYAQHLPSLIFKHQAESLLKYHSPPGSLLPLHLHSTGFSLNEKCYLFLNFVMPFCVTLEISSIIREGNM from the exons ATGATTGGTTCCTACAAATTTGGATTCATTTTTGGATCCTGCCTGCTGCTGACTCTCATCTGGTGTGACACAGCACTGGGCAGGGTATCACAAAAGCAGCAACCTCAGAAGGACCAGGAGGAAACTCAGGAAGAGTTTAAGGTGGAAGTCCCACCATCACCGTTGCCAGATCACATTGAAAA GGTTGAAGATCACCATGAAAAGAACAATCCCAGCCTGGAAGAACAGTCCTCTGCCTCTCAGTGTTTCCGCTGTTGTGACTCAGGCATCCCCATGTACCAGCCAATGCCAATGCCAATGCCCCAGATCAATATCACTATCTTAAAAG GTGAAAAGGGTGACAGAGGAGAGCGGGGCCTCCAAGGGAAATTTGGCAAAACAGGATCAATAG GTAAATTCTACTGCTACGTGCCTGGAATCTACTTCTTCAGCCTCAATGTGCACACCTGGAACCAGAAGGAGACCTATCTCCACATCATGAAGAATGATGCTGAAGTGGTGATACTCTATGCCCAG CACCTTCCCTCTTTGATATTCAAGCACCAGGCTGAATCCCTCCTGAAATACCATTCTCCTCCTGGATCGCTGCTTCCACTCCATCTACATTCCACAGGATTCTcattaaatgaaaaatgttatctattccTAAATTTTGTAATGCCTTTTTGTGTAACTTTGGAAATTTCTTCAATTATCAGAGAAGGGAACATGTGA
- the C1QTNF1 gene encoding complement C1q tumor necrosis factor-related protein 1 isoform X2, with the protein MIGSYKFGFIFGSCLLLTLIWCDTALGRVSQKQQPQKDQEETQEEFKVEVPPSPLPDHIEKVEDHHEKNNPSLEEQSSASQCFRCCDSGIPMYQPMPMPMPQINITILKGEKGDRGERGLQGKFGKTGSIGARGHVGPKGQKGTMGAPGDRCKNHYAAFSVGRKKPLHSNDYYQTLIFDMEFVNLYSHFNMFTGKFYCYVPGIYFFSLNVHTWNQKETYLHIMKNDAEVVILYAQVSDRSIMQSQSLMLELQEQDEVWVRLFKGERENAIFSDEFDTYITFSGYLIKHNAEP; encoded by the exons ATGATTGGTTCCTACAAATTTGGATTCATTTTTGGATCCTGCCTGCTGCTGACTCTCATCTGGTGTGACACAGCACTGGGCAGGGTATCACAAAAGCAGCAACCTCAGAAGGACCAGGAGGAAACTCAGGAAGAGTTTAAGGTGGAAGTCCCACCATCACCGTTGCCAGATCACATTGAAAA GGTTGAAGATCACCATGAAAAGAACAATCCCAGCCTGGAAGAACAGTCCTCTGCCTCTCAGTGTTTCCGCTGTTGTGACTCAGGCATCCCCATGTACCAGCCAATGCCAATGCCAATGCCCCAGATCAATATCACTATCTTAAAAG GTGAAAAGGGTGACAGAGGAGAGCGGGGCCTCCAAGGGAAATTTGGCAAAACAGGATCAATAGGTGCCAGGGGCCATGTTGGGCCAAAGGGACAAAAGGGTACAATGGGGGCTCCTGGTGACCGATGTAAGAACCACTATGCTGCCTTCTCAGTGGGACGGAAGAAGCCCTTGCACAGCAATGATTACTATCAGACGCTGATTTTTGACATGGAATTTGTCAACCTCTACAGTCACTTCAACATGTTCACAGGTAAATTCTACTGCTACGTGCCTGGAATCTACTTCTTCAGCCTCAATGTGCACACCTGGAACCAGAAGGAGACCTATCTCCACATCATGAAGAATGATGCTGAAGTGGTGATACTCTATGCCCAGGTGAGCGACCGAAGCATCATGCAGAGTCAAAGCTTGATGTTGGAACTTCAGGAACAGGATGAAGTCTGGGTACGGCTCTTCAAGGGGGAGCGGGAGAATGCCATCTTCAGTGATGAGTTTGACACCTATATCACCTTTAGTGGGTATCTGATCAAACACAATGCTGAGCCATAA